The following are encoded together in the Pectobacterium wasabiae CFBP 3304 genome:
- a CDS encoding DUF7716 domain-containing protein, translated as MGEDDEMVQKNLRAVLKDAENIDWHLALYLPKDVPAWSLDSLVMIEDPDDVDSDDPDEDPDVVKNAGYRYVMGIQSIQGIVNNAKCQLNDISDTSLFTCFIFYFEHDAFIEL; from the coding sequence TTGGGAGAGGACGATGAAATGGTGCAGAAAAATTTAAGGGCGGTATTAAAGGATGCCGAAAATATTGATTGGCATTTGGCTTTATATCTTCCCAAGGATGTTCCTGCGTGGAGCTTGGACTCATTGGTGATGATAGAAGATCCTGACGATGTAGATTCCGATGATCCAGATGAAGATCCTGACGTGGTTAAAAATGCGGGATATAGATATGTCATGGGAATTCAATCAATACAAGGTATCGTTAATAACGCTAAATGCCAGTTGAATGATATTTCAGATACGTCTTTATTTACATGCTTCATCTTCTATTTTGAGCATGATGCTTTTATTGAACTATAA
- a CDS encoding tetratricopeptide repeat protein, translating to MMKYKKLLLVLSACWLASCQAPVTSLPESELVASANRGNGEAQYHLAKTLAARAQYTEAMQWMQKASGLSELPGNAEMRAAAALQVGDWYQAGLGAPKNSPFARQWWTTSSRLGNGEAGHRLGMDCQVQHQGKLVAACLSAFESSAANGYPPAQLIVAQWHATHVGGEKDAVSWLLKASELGNRDAQYQLAQRYEQGNGVVIRRDLAERWYFRAATLGQAQAQLWMARHEDGENALNWYQKSASSGDAEAQLWLGKAYREGKRLPWDEQKARYWLERAATGGSGEADYLLSQKQTSHEKRDQYLVQASSAGYTRAQRDLGEQLFKANEFARAREEYAKAASAGDTESRLAYGEMLRLGQGGKEDYVEAMKQYRLAANDGNRMAQYRMGMMRQDGLGASRNRIHAYAWYAMAATEGMSEAIHARNDLEAAMQPDEIKAGQRLAMHWSSGKTE from the coding sequence ATGATGAAATACAAAAAATTATTGCTAGTCCTGTCGGCCTGTTGGCTGGCGTCTTGCCAGGCACCCGTCACGTCGCTGCCTGAGTCGGAACTCGTGGCGTCAGCGAACCGAGGGAATGGTGAGGCGCAGTATCATCTGGCGAAGACGCTAGCGGCGCGCGCGCAGTACACCGAGGCGATGCAGTGGATGCAGAAGGCATCTGGCCTGTCTGAACTCCCCGGTAATGCAGAAATGCGGGCTGCCGCCGCACTTCAGGTTGGCGATTGGTATCAGGCCGGGTTAGGTGCGCCAAAGAACAGCCCTTTTGCCCGCCAGTGGTGGACAACCTCTTCGCGTCTGGGAAATGGCGAAGCGGGGCATCGGCTTGGCATGGACTGTCAGGTTCAGCATCAGGGAAAATTGGTGGCGGCCTGCCTGAGTGCGTTTGAGTCCTCTGCGGCGAATGGCTATCCTCCTGCGCAACTGATTGTTGCCCAGTGGCATGCGACGCATGTAGGGGGAGAAAAAGATGCGGTATCGTGGTTGCTGAAAGCTTCCGAACTCGGTAATCGGGATGCACAGTACCAACTGGCGCAGCGCTATGAACAGGGCAACGGTGTCGTTATCCGTCGCGATCTGGCTGAGCGTTGGTACTTCCGCGCAGCAACGCTGGGACAGGCACAGGCGCAATTGTGGATGGCCCGACATGAAGACGGCGAGAATGCGTTGAACTGGTATCAAAAATCTGCGTCATCAGGCGATGCTGAAGCACAGCTCTGGCTGGGTAAGGCATACCGTGAAGGTAAGCGCTTACCTTGGGATGAACAGAAGGCGCGTTATTGGCTGGAACGTGCCGCAACCGGAGGGTCGGGCGAGGCCGATTATTTGCTCAGCCAGAAACAGACAAGCCATGAAAAACGCGATCAATATTTAGTACAGGCTTCCTCTGCGGGCTATACCCGGGCGCAACGCGACCTGGGTGAACAGTTATTTAAAGCGAATGAATTCGCGCGTGCGCGTGAAGAATATGCTAAAGCGGCATCGGCAGGAGACACCGAATCCCGACTGGCCTACGGTGAGATGTTGCGGCTGGGACAAGGTGGGAAAGAGGACTATGTTGAGGCGATGAAGCAGTACCGCCTGGCCGCGAATGACGGCAACCGCATGGCTCAGTACCGTATGGGCATGATGCGTCAGGATGGGCTGGGGGCATCCCGCAATCGTATTCATGCCTACGCCTGGTATGCTATGGCCGCGACGGAGGGGATGAGTGAAGCTATTCATGCGCGTAACGATCTGGAAGCGGCAATGCAGCCGGATGAAATTAAAGCTGGGCAGAGACTGGCGATGCATTGGTCGTCGGGTAAAACGGAGTAA
- a CDS encoding VasL domain-containing protein, translating into MQDAQQALKVGRDPRMLPEFDALRAEINKLSHASRPDVDWMLVHDMATTIFEKQGVDLQTAIYFTLARSRLAGLTGFTESCEFLANLIVTQWDNFWPPVHQERARIEMLDWFIARISEVVRQYAISHEHKRLVYRCERALQLMSEKLHNTGLSRIPRVENLLHFVEGYTHLFDETEIVIVSDDQELKKQDMQIPPMVFFHSDMEPGATVQSGGSSGSGQAALPAGSILIGREKGQMKPTVLKIEAHKKQKPAWFWFVSGLLTCALPVAAITGWQYWQEQKADALALLQQPAYALPTAPDHNDIRRVRIVLGEQKLQGMEGELINRYQAQLEQVKNASPFYLYQYGNGLKNVMQQLYPDSLAVKEMERQWQIALERQQGDEPKTLGYEQARARVNETLQQLLELERQRRTVTISYLKSKLYDMQKDLMSDVPFGIRLRELEVRKTKSQSLTPAELRAMEDELRSFNIRLYRLQQGNSAS; encoded by the coding sequence ATGCAAGATGCACAACAGGCCCTGAAAGTTGGCCGAGATCCACGGATGCTGCCGGAGTTTGACGCACTTCGGGCGGAAATTAACAAACTGAGTCATGCGTCTCGCCCTGATGTGGATTGGATGCTGGTGCACGATATGGCCACAACTATCTTTGAAAAGCAGGGCGTGGATCTTCAGACCGCGATCTACTTTACCCTAGCGCGTTCACGACTGGCTGGCTTGACGGGCTTCACGGAAAGCTGTGAATTTTTGGCGAACCTGATCGTGACGCAGTGGGATAACTTCTGGCCACCAGTGCATCAGGAACGGGCGCGTATCGAGATGCTGGACTGGTTTATTGCCCGCATCAGCGAAGTCGTGCGGCAGTACGCCATCAGCCATGAGCACAAGCGACTGGTTTATCGTTGCGAACGTGCGCTGCAACTGATGAGTGAAAAGCTGCACAACACGGGGTTAAGCCGTATTCCTCGCGTCGAGAATCTGCTGCACTTCGTCGAAGGTTATACGCATCTGTTTGATGAAACGGAAATTGTCATTGTGTCGGACGATCAGGAATTGAAAAAGCAGGATATGCAGATTCCCCCTATGGTGTTCTTTCATTCAGACATGGAGCCGGGGGCGACGGTACAGAGCGGAGGTTCATCGGGTTCAGGCCAGGCTGCACTGCCTGCGGGCAGCATTCTCATCGGACGGGAGAAAGGGCAAATGAAGCCGACGGTATTGAAAATTGAGGCGCATAAAAAACAGAAGCCAGCCTGGTTCTGGTTTGTTTCTGGGCTGTTGACCTGTGCCTTACCGGTTGCGGCCATTACGGGATGGCAGTATTGGCAGGAGCAAAAAGCCGATGCGTTGGCGCTACTGCAACAACCCGCGTATGCATTGCCCACTGCCCCCGACCATAATGACATTCGTCGGGTGCGTATTGTTCTGGGCGAGCAGAAATTGCAGGGCATGGAAGGTGAGCTGATCAACCGCTATCAGGCACAGTTGGAGCAGGTAAAAAATGCGTCACCGTTCTACCTCTATCAATATGGTAATGGGTTGAAAAATGTGATGCAGCAACTCTATCCCGATTCGCTGGCGGTGAAGGAAATGGAGCGCCAATGGCAGATTGCGCTTGAACGTCAACAGGGCGATGAGCCGAAAACGCTGGGTTATGAACAGGCGCGCGCCAGAGTCAACGAGACCTTGCAGCAACTGCTGGAACTGGAGCGTCAGCGCCGGACGGTGACGATTTCCTACCTGAAATCAAAACTCTATGATATGCAAAAAGACCTGATGTCAGATGTTCCTTTCGGGATCCGGCTGCGCGAACTTGAAGTGCGTAAAACCAAGAGCCAATCGCTGACGCCCGCGGAGTTGCGTGCGATGGAGGACGAACTGCGCTCCTTCAATATTCGTTTGTACCGTTTGCAGCAGGGTAATTCTGCCAGCTAA